The Amycolatopsis sp. 195334CR genome includes a window with the following:
- a CDS encoding succinate dehydrogenase cytochrome b subunit — protein sequence MVLAPAKAASKTTRKSPALLDFWRSTIGKKVVMAVTGLLMVAFLLAHMVGNLKIFFGPAEFDAYSAWLRTIGGPVLHHEWYLWIQRTGLLIALVLHITAAAQLSRRDRKARPVRYVHSRRPRATFATRTMRWGGVIIAFYVVWHVLDLTVGAVHPGFVPHHPYQNVVTNFQVWWINLIYFVPVILVGLHINHGFFSAAQTLGVHHPARRRALKITGSALAFVITAGFLLVPIAVMTGMVE from the coding sequence GTGGTACTCGCACCCGCGAAAGCAGCGTCGAAAACGACGCGAAAAAGCCCGGCGTTACTGGACTTCTGGCGCTCCACCATCGGCAAGAAGGTGGTGATGGCGGTCACCGGGCTGCTCATGGTCGCCTTCCTGCTGGCGCACATGGTCGGCAACCTGAAGATCTTCTTCGGCCCGGCCGAGTTCGACGCCTACTCCGCCTGGCTGCGCACCATCGGCGGGCCCGTGCTGCACCACGAGTGGTACCTGTGGATCCAGCGCACCGGGTTGCTGATCGCGCTGGTCCTGCACATCACCGCGGCCGCCCAGCTCTCCCGGCGCGACCGGAAGGCGCGGCCGGTGCGTTACGTGCACAGCAGGCGCCCGCGCGCCACCTTCGCCACCCGCACGATGCGCTGGGGCGGGGTGATCATCGCCTTCTACGTCGTCTGGCACGTGCTCGACCTGACCGTCGGCGCGGTGCACCCCGGCTTCGTGCCGCACCACCCGTACCAGAACGTGGTGACGAACTTCCAGGTGTGGTGGATCAACCTCATCTACTTCGTCCCGGTGATCCTCGTCGGCCTGCACATCAACCACGGCTTCTTCAGCGCCGCGCAAACCCTCGGCGTGCACCACCCGGCGCGGCGGCGCGCGCTGAAGATCACCGGGTCGGCGCTCGCCTTCGTGATCACCGCGGGCTTCCTGCTGGTGCCGATCGCCGTGATGACCGGGATGGTGGAGTGA
- a CDS encoding LysR family transcriptional regulator has translation MLLRQLEYLVALARERHFGRAAQACHVSQPSLSAAIRTLERELGTPLVHRGRRFAGLTPEGERVLLWAHRMLGERDALLADLAVMRHGLTGTLRIGAIPTALTAVSLLTAPFCARHPHIRIALHSLSSRDIVHELAEFELDLALTYLDGEPLGPVRRLPVYEEHYLLLAPEDSELARAGSATWAQAAAVPLCLLSERMRNRRILDEIFAANGATVAPAIETDSVAALYAHLATRTWYSVISHAWLHMFGVPAGMRVLRLHGTPQAPRIGLVVPRRDPEPMLVRAFTESTRQVDVRGELDRLASDQLGS, from the coding sequence GTGCTCCTCCGCCAACTCGAATACCTGGTCGCGCTGGCTCGCGAACGCCACTTCGGCCGGGCCGCGCAGGCGTGCCACGTCTCCCAGCCGTCGCTGTCCGCGGCGATCCGGACGCTGGAGCGGGAACTGGGCACCCCGCTGGTCCACCGCGGCCGCCGCTTCGCCGGGCTGACCCCCGAGGGCGAGCGCGTCCTGCTGTGGGCGCACCGGATGCTGGGCGAGCGCGACGCGCTGCTCGCCGATCTCGCGGTGATGCGCCACGGCCTGACCGGCACCCTGCGCATCGGCGCCATCCCGACCGCGCTCACCGCGGTCTCCCTGCTCACCGCGCCGTTCTGCGCCCGCCACCCGCACATCCGGATCGCCCTGCACTCACTGTCCTCAAGGGACATCGTGCACGAGCTGGCGGAGTTCGAACTGGACCTGGCACTGACCTATCTGGACGGTGAACCGCTCGGCCCGGTGCGGCGGCTGCCGGTGTACGAGGAGCACTACCTGCTGCTCGCCCCCGAGGACAGCGAACTCGCCCGCGCCGGGAGCGCGACCTGGGCGCAGGCCGCCGCGGTCCCGCTGTGCCTGCTGTCGGAGCGCATGCGCAACCGCCGCATCCTCGACGAGATCTTCGCCGCGAACGGGGCCACCGTGGCCCCGGCGATCGAGACCGATTCGGTGGCCGCGCTGTACGCGCACCTCGCCACGCGCACCTGGTACAGCGTCATCTCCCACGCCTGGCTGCACATGTTCGGGGTTCCGGCGGGCATGCGGGTGCTGCGGCTGCACGGCACGCCGCAGGCGCCGCGGATCGGGCTGGTGGTCCCCCGCCGCGACCCGGAACCGATGCTGGTGCGGGCGTTCACCGAATCCACGCGGCAGGTCGATGTGCGCGGCGAGCTGGACCGGCTCGCCTCGGACCAGCTCGGTTCATAG
- a CDS encoding NAD-dependent formate dehydrogenase: protein MAKVLCVLYDDPATGYPATYPRDDLPRIDRYPDGQTLPTPREVDFTPGHLLGSVSGELGLRTFLESRGHTLVVTSDKEGPDSVFDRELADADVVISQPFWPAYLTAERIARAPKLKLAITAGIGSDHVDLDAAIEHGVTVAEVTYCNSISVAEHAVMMILSLVRDYLPAHRIAREGGWNIAEAVSRSYDVEGMHVGTVAAGRIGTAILRRLKPFDVHLHYTDRHRLPAEVERELGLTFHESAADMVPHCDVVTVNAPLHPETEGLFDDALLAGMKRGAYLVNTARAKIADRDAVVRALESGHLAGYAGDVWYPQPAPADHPWRTMPHNGMTPHISGSSLSAQARYAAGTREILENWFDERPLREEYLIVDAGKLAGVGAHSYSTR from the coding sequence ATGGCAAAGGTGCTTTGCGTGCTCTACGACGACCCGGCGACCGGCTACCCCGCCACGTACCCGCGGGACGACCTGCCCCGCATCGACCGCTACCCCGACGGGCAGACGCTGCCCACCCCGCGGGAGGTGGACTTCACCCCGGGGCACCTGCTCGGCAGCGTGTCCGGGGAACTGGGTCTGCGGACCTTCCTCGAAAGCCGCGGCCACACGCTGGTGGTGACCTCCGACAAGGAGGGTCCCGATTCGGTGTTCGACCGGGAGCTCGCCGACGCGGACGTCGTGATCTCCCAGCCGTTCTGGCCCGCCTACCTGACCGCGGAGCGGATCGCGCGGGCGCCGAAGCTGAAGCTCGCGATCACCGCGGGCATCGGGTCCGACCACGTCGACCTGGACGCGGCCATCGAGCACGGGGTCACCGTCGCGGAAGTGACCTACTGCAACAGCATCAGCGTCGCCGAGCACGCGGTGATGATGATCCTGTCGCTGGTGCGCGACTACCTGCCCGCGCATCGGATCGCGCGGGAGGGTGGCTGGAACATCGCCGAGGCGGTGTCGCGGTCGTACGACGTCGAGGGCATGCACGTGGGCACGGTGGCCGCCGGGCGGATCGGCACCGCGATCCTGCGGCGGCTCAAGCCGTTCGACGTGCACCTGCACTACACCGACCGGCACCGGCTGCCCGCCGAGGTCGAACGCGAGCTGGGCCTGACCTTCCACGAGAGCGCGGCGGACATGGTGCCGCACTGCGACGTGGTCACCGTCAACGCGCCGCTGCACCCGGAAACCGAGGGCCTGTTCGACGACGCCCTGCTCGCCGGTATGAAGCGCGGGGCGTACCTGGTGAACACGGCGCGGGCGAAGATCGCCGATCGGGACGCCGTGGTGCGGGCGCTGGAGTCGGGGCACCTGGCCGGGTACGCGGGTGACGTGTGGTACCCGCAGCCGGCGCCGGCGGATCACCCTTGGCGCACCATGCCGCACAACGGGATGACGCCGCACATCTCGGGTTCGTCGCTGTCGGCGCAGGCGCGTTATGCGGCCGGGACGCGGGAAATCCTGGAGAACTGGTTCGACGAGCGGCCGCTGCGGGAGGAGTACCTGATCGTCGACGCCGGAAAACTGGCCGGGGTGGGTGCCCACTCGTACTCGACCCGCTGA
- a CDS encoding LLM class F420-dependent oxidoreductase: MELGFHLPIFDIEGGTTAIAGELARVGTAAEAAGATWLSFMDHYFQIEPVGLPAEANMLEGYTTLGFLAAHTTTIDLGLLVTGVTYRHPGLLAKIVTTLDVLSGGRAVLGLGAAWYEREHHGLGVPYPPVAERFERLEETLRVCGQMWDPADNGPFEGKHYQLAETLCSPQPINRPKVLIGGGGERKTLRLVAQYGDACNLFGSSPEDVRHKLDVLRRHCDDVDRDYAAIRKTIIANNPRPEPADLDEFVASMKPYADLGVEAVIVTPTTGSPAAWIDGMAPAVPRLAELS; the protein is encoded by the coding sequence ATGGAACTCGGCTTTCACCTCCCCATCTTCGACATCGAGGGTGGCACCACCGCCATCGCCGGTGAGCTGGCCCGCGTGGGCACCGCGGCCGAAGCGGCCGGGGCCACCTGGTTGTCGTTCATGGACCACTACTTCCAGATCGAGCCGGTCGGCCTGCCCGCCGAGGCGAACATGCTGGAGGGTTACACCACGCTCGGCTTCCTCGCCGCGCACACCACCACCATCGACCTCGGCCTGCTGGTCACCGGCGTGACCTACCGCCACCCCGGCCTGCTCGCCAAGATCGTCACCACGCTCGACGTGCTCTCCGGCGGCCGCGCGGTGCTCGGCCTCGGCGCGGCGTGGTACGAGCGCGAGCACCACGGCCTCGGCGTGCCGTACCCGCCGGTGGCCGAGCGGTTCGAACGGCTGGAGGAGACCCTGCGCGTCTGCGGGCAGATGTGGGACCCGGCGGACAACGGCCCGTTCGAGGGCAAGCACTACCAGCTCGCCGAAACGCTGTGCTCCCCGCAGCCGATCAACCGGCCCAAGGTGCTCATCGGCGGCGGCGGTGAGCGCAAGACGCTGCGGCTGGTGGCGCAGTACGGCGACGCGTGCAACCTGTTCGGCAGCTCGCCGGAGGACGTCCGGCACAAGCTCGACGTACTGCGCCGCCACTGCGACGACGTGGACCGCGACTACGCCGCGATCCGCAAGACGATCATCGCGAACAACCCGCGCCCCGAACCCGCCGACCTGGACGAGTTCGTCGCCTCGATGAAGCCGTACGCCGACCTCGGCGTGGAAGCGGTGATCGTCACGCCGACCACCGGGTCCCCGGCCGCGTGGATCGACGGCATGGCCCCGGCCGTTCCCCGGCTCGCCGAACTCAGCTGA
- a CDS encoding MBL fold metallo-hydrolase — protein MGPDSGELTEIADGVHAYVQPDGTWWVNNAGVIAGDGGTFVVDTCATAERTRRFLGLAAEATGTATPRWAVNTHQHGDHSYGNSLLPESTVLIGHEAMRAALAVDPLLEYCPPVWTPRPDWGPVTRRLPDVTMTTELVVHNGDRRIELHHPGYPAHTGGDVVVWLPGEKVLFTGDLVFNGLTPMMGMGSCEGGLLSLEWLASFRAEHLVPGHGPLMRAEDVPEVFEKLSAYYRLVLDTAAAGRRDGLTPLDAARRCDLGEFAGWADGERLVLNLHREYAIAEESEVDLVAAFGDAITYHGGPLRTTV, from the coding sequence ATGGGACCGGATTCCGGCGAGCTCACCGAAATCGCCGACGGCGTGCACGCCTACGTCCAGCCGGACGGCACCTGGTGGGTGAACAACGCGGGGGTGATCGCCGGGGACGGCGGCACCTTCGTGGTGGACACCTGCGCCACCGCCGAGCGCACGCGCCGGTTCCTCGGCCTGGCCGCCGAAGCCACCGGGACGGCCACCCCGCGCTGGGCGGTCAACACCCACCAGCACGGCGATCACAGCTACGGCAACAGCCTGCTCCCCGAATCCACCGTGCTGATCGGGCACGAGGCGATGCGCGCGGCGCTCGCGGTGGACCCGTTGCTGGAGTACTGCCCGCCGGTGTGGACGCCGCGACCCGACTGGGGCCCGGTGACGCGGCGCCTGCCGGACGTCACGATGACCACCGAACTGGTGGTGCACAACGGGGACCGGCGGATCGAACTGCACCACCCCGGCTATCCGGCGCACACCGGCGGGGACGTGGTCGTCTGGCTGCCGGGCGAGAAGGTGCTGTTCACCGGCGACCTGGTGTTCAACGGGCTGACCCCGATGATGGGCATGGGTTCGTGCGAGGGCGGGCTGCTCTCGCTGGAGTGGCTGGCGTCGTTCCGAGCCGAGCACCTGGTGCCGGGGCACGGGCCGCTGATGCGCGCCGAGGACGTGCCGGAGGTGTTCGAGAAGCTGAGCGCGTACTACCGGCTGGTGCTGGACACCGCGGCCGCCGGGCGGCGCGACGGCCTGACCCCGCTGGACGCGGCGCGGCGGTGCGACCTCGGCGAGTTCGCCGGCTGGGCCGACGGCGAACGACTGGTGCTGAACCTGCACCGGGAGTACGCCATCGCCGAAGAGTCCGAAGTGGACTTGGTGGCCGCCTTCGGCGACGCGATCACCTACCACGGCGGCCCGTTGCGGACGACGGTCTGA
- a CDS encoding SDR family NAD(P)-dependent oxidoreductase: MTSTILMTGGGRGLGRVAAERLLATQPDRHLLLLARDGDRLVRELRERTGRANVSAITCDLASFADIRAAAEEIGRRLDEGEIPPLRDFLGNAGLQMATTTSTTADGFETTFGVNVLANYLLLRLLFDRFEAPGRIVVVGSGVHFGTLRHNLGLVPAPKWAPVGKLAEPGTRTAATAGRRAYATSKLAVIYLVHALARRLPDGVDVYTYDPGLVPGTGLVRDAGPVSRRAAGIILPLFRLTPLAMGPEAAGRLLADTMTGPRPGRSGAYLDRGQEVPSSPDSHDEAREEELWQVAARLCALPELSV; this comes from the coding sequence ATGACCAGCACGATCCTGATGACCGGCGGCGGGCGCGGCCTCGGCCGCGTGGCCGCCGAACGCCTGCTCGCCACCCAGCCCGACCGCCACCTGCTGCTGCTCGCCCGTGACGGCGACCGCCTCGTCCGCGAACTCCGGGAGCGCACCGGCCGCGCGAACGTCTCCGCGATCACCTGCGACCTGGCCTCGTTCGCCGACATCCGGGCCGCCGCCGAGGAGATCGGCAGGCGGCTCGACGAGGGCGAGATCCCGCCGCTGCGCGACTTCCTCGGCAACGCGGGCCTCCAGATGGCGACGACCACCAGCACCACCGCCGACGGGTTCGAGACCACCTTCGGCGTCAACGTGCTCGCGAACTACCTGCTGCTGCGGCTGCTGTTCGACCGCTTCGAGGCGCCCGGCCGCATCGTGGTGGTGGGCAGCGGCGTGCACTTCGGCACGCTCCGGCACAACCTGGGCCTGGTGCCCGCGCCGAAGTGGGCGCCGGTGGGGAAGCTCGCCGAGCCGGGCACGCGAACCGCCGCCACGGCCGGCCGCCGCGCCTACGCCACCAGCAAGCTCGCGGTCATCTACCTGGTGCACGCCCTCGCGCGCCGGTTGCCGGACGGGGTGGACGTCTACACCTACGACCCCGGGCTGGTGCCGGGCACCGGGCTCGTCCGCGACGCCGGGCCGGTGTCGCGGAGGGCCGCGGGGATCATCCTGCCGCTGTTCCGCCTGACCCCGCTGGCGATGGGGCCCGAGGCCGCCGGACGGCTGCTCGCCGACACCATGACCGGACCCCGCCCCGGCCGCAGCGGTGCCTACCTCGACCGGGGTCAGGAGGTTCCGTCGTCGCCCGACTCGCACGACGAAGCCCGTGAGGAAGAGTTGTGGCAGGTCGCCGCCCGCCTGTGCGCGCTGCCCGAGCTCTCTGTATAA
- a CDS encoding MarR family winged helix-turn-helix transcriptional regulator, producing MADGDAPRLTASLAMNLVAAGREAQRRIEDALAPHGLTLRHLGALGHLARRPDLSYSDLARRSGITAQSMHATVRLLQEAGAVADSPVERGRRARLEVTARGRELLDEVAAALDRIDADLLDGLTAQQQTTVRDFTRSLLPFP from the coding sequence ATGGCAGACGGGGACGCACCGAGGTTGACCGCGTCGCTGGCGATGAACCTGGTGGCGGCCGGGCGGGAAGCGCAGCGGCGGATCGAGGACGCGCTCGCCCCGCACGGCCTGACGCTGCGCCACCTCGGCGCGCTGGGCCACCTCGCGCGGCGGCCGGACCTGTCCTACAGCGACCTGGCGCGGCGGTCGGGGATCACCGCGCAGAGCATGCACGCCACCGTCCGCCTGCTCCAGGAAGCCGGTGCGGTGGCGGACTCCCCGGTCGAACGCGGACGGCGGGCGCGGCTCGAAGTCACCGCCAGGGGCCGGGAACTGCTCGACGAGGTCGCGGCCGCGCTCGACCGGATCGACGCGGACCTCCTCGACGGCCTCACCGCGCAGCAGCAGACCACCGTCCGCGACTTCACGCGAAGCCTGCTCCCCTTCCCCTGA
- a CDS encoding TetR/AcrR family transcriptional regulator has protein sequence MTGRAPLRERKQQRAREQIVRAAFELFAERGFGEVTVTDIAERAEVGRTTFFRYFGDKQEVVFADEQDLLDVLAERHRASISGTAPGLEEALAQIRLAVLAVCAEATRDAQHFRRHERLLRENPELHDRGNRKLQRFTETITENLREAGATPMVAALAPQLALACFNAGRHLGEEDPDRLTGAVDAAFAALGAARFEMP, from the coding sequence ATGACCGGCCGTGCCCCACTCCGCGAGCGCAAGCAGCAGCGCGCGCGGGAGCAGATCGTCCGTGCCGCGTTCGAGCTGTTCGCCGAGCGCGGGTTCGGTGAGGTGACCGTGACGGACATCGCCGAGCGGGCCGAGGTCGGGCGGACCACGTTCTTCCGTTATTTCGGTGACAAGCAGGAGGTCGTCTTCGCCGACGAGCAGGACCTGCTCGACGTGCTCGCCGAGCGCCACCGCGCGTCGATCAGCGGGACGGCGCCGGGGCTGGAGGAAGCACTCGCGCAGATCCGGCTGGCGGTGCTGGCGGTGTGCGCGGAGGCGACCCGCGACGCCCAGCACTTCCGGCGGCACGAGCGGTTGCTGCGGGAGAACCCGGAACTGCACGACCGCGGCAACCGCAAGCTCCAGCGGTTCACCGAGACGATCACCGAGAACCTGCGCGAGGCGGGTGCCACGCCGATGGTCGCCGCGCTGGCGCCGCAGCTGGCGCTGGCGTGCTTCAACGCGGGCAGGCACCTCGGCGAGGAGGACCCGGACCGCCTCACCGGTGCCGTGGACGCCGCCTTCGCCGCCCTGGGCGCGGCTCGCTTCGAGATGCCGTGA
- a CDS encoding DJ-1/PfpI family protein, whose amino-acid sequence MTLPMPDSSMPEVTVAILVAPGFMPVDIIGLHTTFGLLPGVKLHLVWKNTDELTGVPTFPTRPTTSFVDCPREVDILFAGAVPAAVFRDEETLAFLADRGSRARWVAASCTGALLMGAAGLLKGYRATTNFHATHLLAHYGATHQAGNVVEDGNRITAGPATGGFEIAFRLIQDIYGDDLAREAILQAEYAPEPLFDVGSVELAGPELTARARAHTRPMTEELESVVLS is encoded by the coding sequence ATGACCCTGCCCATGCCCGACTCGTCGATGCCCGAGGTGACCGTGGCGATCCTCGTCGCGCCCGGCTTCATGCCGGTGGACATCATCGGCCTGCACACCACCTTCGGCCTGCTGCCCGGGGTGAAGCTCCACCTGGTCTGGAAGAACACCGACGAGCTGACCGGCGTGCCCACCTTCCCGACCCGCCCCACCACCAGCTTCGTCGACTGCCCGCGCGAGGTGGACATCCTGTTCGCCGGCGCGGTCCCGGCGGCGGTCTTCCGGGACGAGGAAACCCTGGCGTTCCTGGCCGACCGCGGCAGCCGCGCCCGCTGGGTGGCCGCCTCCTGCACCGGCGCGCTGCTGATGGGCGCCGCCGGGCTGCTCAAGGGCTACCGCGCCACCACCAACTTCCACGCCACCCACCTGCTGGCGCACTACGGGGCGACCCACCAGGCGGGCAACGTGGTCGAGGACGGCAACCGGATCACCGCGGGCCCGGCCACCGGCGGTTTCGAAATCGCCTTCCGCCTCATCCAGGACATCTACGGCGACGACCTCGCGCGCGAAGCGATCCTGCAGGCCGAGTACGCGCCGGAGCCGCTGTTCGACGTGGGCAGCGTCGAACTGGCCGGACCCGAGCTGACCGCCCGCGCGCGGGCGCACACCCGGCCGATGACCGAAGAACTGGAAAGCGTGGTGCTCAGCTGA
- a CDS encoding LysR family transcriptional regulator codes for MQFQQLAYFVAVAETRHFTQAAERMRVAQPSLSQQVKALERDVGATLFHRIRGNVTLTEAGETLLPFARRILAETETAYRAVRELDELGRGRVRFGATPSLCTGVLPRLLATFRGKYPGIELVLQEGGSRDLQAALSEGTLDLAMIVDSRVHDDHRLSTVPLFVEELVVISPKEAPAPMTGARMKIRDLRGHPLVMFRRGYDLREATMDACRAEGFEPDFAIEGGEMDAVLEFVRAGIGLAVVPGTVVGDRFRITRFGPPGLTRTVRLAYRRDVEPSRAVRALRDAVPRLLYQATAATTGETLTRIIQLD; via the coding sequence ATGCAGTTCCAGCAGCTGGCGTACTTCGTGGCGGTGGCCGAGACGCGGCACTTCACCCAGGCCGCCGAGCGCATGAGGGTGGCGCAGCCCTCGCTGTCGCAGCAGGTCAAGGCGCTCGAACGGGACGTCGGCGCGACGTTGTTCCACCGCATCCGCGGCAACGTCACGCTCACCGAGGCGGGCGAGACGCTGCTGCCGTTCGCCCGCCGCATCCTCGCCGAGACCGAGACGGCCTACCGGGCGGTGCGCGAACTCGACGAGCTGGGACGCGGCCGGGTGCGGTTCGGGGCGACGCCGAGCCTGTGCACCGGGGTGCTACCGCGCCTGCTGGCGACATTTCGCGGCAAGTACCCGGGCATTGAGCTGGTGTTGCAGGAGGGCGGTTCGCGGGACCTGCAGGCGGCGCTGTCGGAGGGCACGCTGGACCTGGCGATGATCGTGGATTCCCGGGTGCACGACGACCACCGGCTCTCGACCGTGCCGTTGTTCGTCGAGGAGCTGGTGGTGATCTCGCCGAAGGAGGCGCCGGCGCCGATGACGGGCGCGCGGATGAAGATCCGGGATCTGCGCGGTCATCCGCTGGTGATGTTCCGCCGGGGTTACGACCTGCGCGAGGCGACCATGGACGCCTGCCGCGCCGAGGGGTTCGAGCCGGATTTCGCCATCGAGGGCGGGGAGATGGACGCGGTGCTCGAGTTCGTGCGGGCCGGGATCGGGCTGGCGGTGGTCCCGGGCACGGTGGTCGGGGACCGGTTCCGCATCACGCGCTTCGGCCCGCCCGGCCTGACCCGCACCGTGCGGCTGGCCTACCGGCGTGACGTGGAACCATCGCGTGCGGTCCGCGCCCTGCGCGACGCCGTGCCACGGCTGCTCTACCAGGCCACCGCCGCCACCACCGGCGAAACGCTGACCCGCATCATCCAGCTGGACTAG
- the mmuM gene encoding homocysteine S-methyltransferase: MDFRTRPVVLDGGLSNQLADAGHDLGGSLWSARLLLDEPEAIVAAHEAYFRAGARIATTASYQVSFEGFAAAGIGAAKTAEALRRSVELAREAAARVGEGLRVAASVGPYGAITADGAEYRGRYGLTAAELTAFHRKRLDVLVAAEPDFLAVETIPGVDEAVVLAELVGEYDVPAWLSYTVDGARTRAGQPLADAFAVAAGVDRIFATGVNCSSPDDTGTAIGLAARVSGKPVVVYPNSGQEWDADARTWRGAPAFGPVGDWVDQGARLIGGCCQVGPAQIRVLATTIGSGPPR, translated from the coding sequence ATGGACTTCAGGACGCGGCCGGTGGTGCTCGACGGCGGGTTGTCCAACCAGCTGGCCGACGCCGGGCACGATCTCGGGGGTTCGCTGTGGTCGGCGAGGTTGCTGCTCGACGAACCGGAGGCGATCGTCGCCGCGCACGAAGCGTATTTCCGTGCCGGGGCGCGGATCGCGACGACGGCGAGCTACCAGGTCAGCTTCGAGGGGTTCGCCGCCGCGGGGATCGGCGCGGCGAAGACGGCGGAAGCGTTGCGGCGCAGCGTCGAACTCGCCAGGGAGGCCGCGGCCCGCGTGGGGGAGGGGTTGCGGGTGGCCGCTTCGGTCGGGCCGTACGGGGCGATCACCGCGGACGGCGCGGAGTACCGGGGGCGGTACGGCCTGACCGCGGCCGAACTGACCGCGTTCCACCGGAAACGGCTCGACGTCCTGGTGGCCGCCGAGCCGGATTTCCTGGCCGTGGAGACGATCCCGGGTGTGGATGAGGCCGTCGTACTCGCCGAACTCGTCGGCGAGTACGACGTGCCCGCCTGGCTTTCGTACACTGTGGACGGTGCGCGGACCAGGGCGGGGCAGCCGCTCGCGGACGCCTTCGCCGTGGCCGCCGGGGTGGACCGGATCTTCGCGACCGGGGTGAACTGCAGTTCGCCGGACGACACCGGCACGGCGATCGGCCTGGCGGCAAGGGTTTCCGGCAAGCCGGTGGTGGTCTACCCGAACAGCGGCCAGGAGTGGGACGCGGACGCCAGGACGTGGCGGGGCGCCCCGGCGTTCGGCCCGGTGGGGGACTGGGTCGACCAGGGCGCCCGCCTCATCGGCGGCTGCTGCCAGGTGGGCCCGGCGCAGATCCGAGTACTGGCAACGACGATCGGGTCGGGGCCGCCCCGATAG
- a CDS encoding SDR family NAD(P)-dependent oxidoreductase, producing MKVAVITGAARGIGEATARRLAADGVAVALLDVDPVVDEVAAGIDGAIGVRCDVSSEADWAAAVARCRERLGPVDILVSNAYTVEVVPAHEMSLASWERQLGVTLTGAFLGFKACLDDLRRNARGAVVLTSSVHALTGLPGRAAYASAKAGLTGLARQLAAEYGTEVRVNSVLPGPVLTAAWDGISEEDRAASAAQTMQNRLGRPEEVAAAIAFLAGDDASFITGASLVVDGGWSTYKTSS from the coding sequence GTGAAGGTCGCGGTGATCACCGGGGCGGCGCGGGGCATCGGCGAGGCGACCGCCCGCCGGCTGGCCGCCGACGGGGTCGCGGTCGCGTTGCTCGACGTCGATCCCGTGGTCGACGAGGTCGCGGCCGGGATCGACGGGGCGATCGGCGTGCGCTGCGACGTCAGTTCCGAGGCCGACTGGGCCGCCGCCGTGGCGCGGTGCCGTGAACGGCTCGGGCCGGTGGACATCCTGGTGAGCAACGCCTACACGGTCGAAGTGGTGCCCGCGCACGAAATGAGCCTCGCTTCGTGGGAGCGGCAGCTCGGCGTCACGCTGACCGGGGCGTTCCTCGGGTTCAAGGCGTGCCTGGACGATCTGCGCCGGAACGCGCGGGGTGCGGTGGTGCTGACGTCCTCGGTGCACGCGCTGACCGGGTTGCCGGGCCGGGCCGCCTACGCCTCGGCGAAGGCCGGGCTCACCGGTCTCGCGCGCCAGCTCGCCGCCGAATACGGCACGGAGGTGCGGGTGAACTCGGTGCTGCCGGGGCCGGTGCTGACCGCCGCCTGGGACGGCATCAGCGAGGAAGACCGTGCCGCCAGCGCCGCGCAGACCATGCAGAACCGCCTGGGGCGCCCGGAGGAGGTCGCCGCCGCCATCGCCTTCCTCGCCGGGGACGACGCCTCGTTCATCACCGGCGCGTCACTCGTGGTGGACGGCGGCTGGAGCACCTACAAAACCTCCTCCTGA